Proteins encoded in a region of the Mycolicibacterium chitae genome:
- a CDS encoding molybdopterin-dependent oxidoreductase → MLGGVAAAAVALGVAQLAAVPRGATADARIAVGASVIDLTPDPIRDGLLQTLGSGGKLFLSVAVLVGIATVAAIAGSLETRRRPVGSLILALAGVLGAAAVLSRPGATALDAVPAAVGALCGVLTLRFLIRRFERAPGADRDEPDAGRRATLITVGLLAAGAAAGVVGSLATRWAASVAGDRAASTIPRPAVPAPPIPAEVTPDDVALPRFLTPSADFFRVDTALTVPQLSRDAWRLRVHGMVDRERVYDFADLAEFEVVGAAVTLTCVSNPVGGELISTGMWTGYRVSDLLAAAGVHRDADMVLSTSVDGFTAGTPVEALTDGRDALLAVGLNGEPLPLEHGYPARLVVPGLYGYVSATKWVVDLEVTRFDRAQAYWTRQGWAPRAPVKTQSRIDVPRSGQEVPVGPVTFGGVAWAQNRGVRAVEVQVDDGPWRPAQLGAAYSDQTWRLWSFPWRATQPGRHTLTVRATDNTGATQTPEEVGTVPDGATGWHTVEFSVTAG, encoded by the coding sequence ATGCTCGGCGGGGTGGCGGCCGCCGCGGTCGCACTGGGCGTGGCCCAGCTGGCCGCGGTTCCGCGCGGCGCAACGGCCGACGCCCGCATCGCGGTGGGCGCGAGCGTCATCGACCTGACGCCGGACCCGATCCGGGATGGGCTGCTGCAGACCCTGGGCAGCGGCGGCAAGCTCTTCCTGTCGGTCGCGGTGCTCGTGGGGATCGCGACCGTGGCCGCGATCGCCGGCTCGCTGGAGACCCGGCGGCGTCCGGTCGGCAGCCTGATCCTCGCGCTCGCGGGCGTCCTCGGCGCCGCCGCGGTGCTGTCCCGGCCGGGCGCCACGGCCCTCGATGCCGTGCCCGCGGCCGTGGGCGCACTGTGCGGCGTGCTAACCCTGCGGTTCCTGATCCGGCGCTTCGAGCGGGCACCCGGGGCCGACCGCGACGAACCGGACGCCGGCCGACGGGCCACGCTGATCACCGTGGGCCTGCTCGCGGCCGGCGCCGCCGCGGGCGTGGTCGGCAGCCTGGCGACCCGGTGGGCCGCCTCGGTGGCCGGCGATCGCGCCGCGTCCACCATCCCGCGACCGGCCGTACCGGCGCCGCCGATTCCGGCCGAGGTGACGCCGGACGACGTCGCGCTGCCGCGTTTCCTCACCCCGAGCGCCGACTTCTTTCGCGTCGACACCGCGCTCACGGTCCCGCAACTGTCCCGCGATGCGTGGCGGCTGCGCGTGCACGGCATGGTGGACCGCGAGAGGGTCTACGACTTCGCCGATCTCGCCGAGTTCGAGGTCGTCGGGGCGGCGGTGACGCTGACCTGCGTATCCAATCCCGTTGGCGGCGAGCTGATTTCGACGGGAATGTGGACCGGCTACCGGGTGTCGGACCTGCTGGCCGCCGCCGGCGTGCACCGCGACGCCGACATGGTGCTGTCCACCTCGGTCGACGGCTTCACCGCGGGCACGCCGGTCGAGGCACTCACCGACGGCCGGGACGCGCTGCTGGCCGTCGGCCTCAACGGCGAGCCGCTGCCCCTCGAACACGGCTACCCGGCGCGGCTGGTGGTGCCCGGGCTGTACGGCTACGTGTCGGCCACCAAGTGGGTGGTCGACCTCGAGGTGACGCGGTTCGACCGGGCGCAGGCGTATTGGACGCGGCAGGGGTGGGCGCCGCGCGCGCCCGTCAAGACCCAATCCCGCATCGACGTGCCCCGAAGCGGGCAGGAGGTGCCCGTCGGGCCGGTCACCTTCGGCGGTGTCGCCTGGGCGCAGAACCGGGGCGTGCGCGCCGTGGAGGTCCAGGTGGACGACGGCCCCTGGCGCCCGGCGCAACTCGGCGCCGCCTATTCGGATCAGACCTGGCGGCTGTGGAGCTTCCCTTGGCGCGCAACCCAACCCGGCCGGCACACCCTGACGGTGCGGGCCACCGACAACACCGGCGCCACCCAAACCCCCGAAGAAGTGGGGACCGTTCCCGACGGGGCGACCGGTTGGCACACCGTGGAATTCAGCGTGACCGCGGGGTGA
- a CDS encoding TetR/AcrR family transcriptional regulator has protein sequence MSARRRPGRPAGPGVDAAVRREELLDAAERAIRTGGPRVGLREVADQAGYARSVVYAIFPNRAALFAALSGRHAAAILTTVAARVPEDASERQRLSTFIDAVCEWVEDEPNLYRALGAQPLAGEQADGLFDQLAAITEQMLVANLAAQQSDPAAAAPWAHAMIGAVAVASAWWQRTGTMSRPELVEHLTVMCWEGGARLPLYAAAKSNP, from the coding sequence ATGAGTGCGCGTCGACGTCCGGGACGACCGGCCGGGCCGGGAGTGGATGCGGCCGTGCGCCGCGAGGAGTTGCTCGACGCCGCCGAGCGCGCGATCCGCACCGGCGGGCCCCGGGTGGGCCTGCGCGAGGTCGCCGACCAGGCCGGTTACGCACGGTCGGTGGTGTACGCGATCTTCCCGAACCGGGCGGCACTGTTCGCGGCGTTGAGCGGCAGGCACGCCGCCGCCATCCTCACTACCGTCGCCGCCCGGGTCCCCGAGGACGCCAGTGAACGGCAGCGACTGTCGACCTTCATCGACGCCGTGTGCGAGTGGGTCGAGGACGAGCCGAACCTGTACCGCGCGCTCGGCGCCCAGCCGCTGGCCGGCGAGCAGGCAGACGGCCTTTTCGACCAGCTCGCCGCCATCACCGAGCAGATGTTGGTGGCGAATTTGGCTGCCCAACAATCAGATCCGGCGGCCGCCGCGCCGTGGGCGCACGCGATGATCGGCGCCGTCGCGGTGGCGAGCGCCTGGTGGCAGCGCACCGGCACCATGTCGCGACCCGAACTCGTCGAGCACCTGACCGTCATGTGCTGGGAGGGCGGCGCCCGATTGCCGTTGTACGCCGCCGCGAAATCCAACCCTTGA
- a CDS encoding carotenoid oxygenase family protein, producing the protein MPETDSASVASAEGHTWPPRFFDSVDGEHDLPITEITGTLPPDLTGTLYRNGSGRWQIGSSQVNSIFDVDGMISAFILDGRGVHFRNRFVRTDHYRTTTAAGAMVQRGVTQQRPGGPLANIGRLPANTANTSVMLEPDSLLALHEGGRPHRMDLDTLDTLGMCSLGGALQGPAGAFSAHYTHDPVHNTSVNFGFDPYYPRIDPRWIRGARTPQERRRRLKELAGEAIPRIKLRMYETDNRTGRTRYLRSVPLPGQTSFPIVHDMALTARYGIFCVAPYRIRPAKFLLGARSMWDSLKLFDGEPTYLVLAPRNGDKLRIVETDPFFSWHYTNAFDDGDDVVVELSRWSLETLPGLHRFGIDTRLGIDTLYDGLSPAQQRDAGRVTRLRISASGRVTEEVAADLPADFPQFDQRRSTQRHDISYVTVQRSGESSGTGIARIDHRSGTTQQYRPPHNILLEPTFVPRSRTSAEDDGWVLTLGYDAAEHRSRLMIFDAAHLDAGPIAEAWLPFHLPMSYHGAFTSRVAAH; encoded by the coding sequence ATGCCCGAAACCGACAGCGCGTCAGTTGCCAGCGCAGAGGGCCACACCTGGCCTCCGCGGTTCTTCGACAGCGTGGACGGCGAACATGATCTGCCGATCACCGAGATCACCGGCACCCTGCCCCCGGACCTCACCGGCACGCTGTACCGCAACGGGTCGGGCCGCTGGCAGATCGGCTCCTCGCAGGTCAACAGCATCTTCGACGTCGACGGGATGATCAGCGCCTTCATCCTGGACGGCCGCGGCGTGCATTTCCGCAACCGCTTCGTGCGCACCGACCACTACCGCACGACCACCGCTGCCGGCGCCATGGTTCAGCGCGGGGTCACCCAGCAGCGCCCGGGCGGACCGCTGGCGAACATCGGCCGGTTGCCCGCCAATACCGCGAACACCAGCGTCATGCTGGAACCCGATTCGCTGCTCGCGTTGCACGAAGGTGGTCGACCGCACCGGATGGACCTGGACACCCTCGACACGCTCGGTATGTGCAGCCTGGGCGGCGCCCTGCAGGGCCCGGCCGGCGCCTTCTCGGCGCACTACACCCACGACCCGGTGCACAACACCAGCGTCAACTTCGGGTTCGATCCGTACTACCCGCGGATCGACCCGCGGTGGATCCGCGGCGCCCGCACGCCGCAGGAACGCAGACGGCGGCTCAAAGAACTTGCGGGCGAGGCGATCCCGCGGATCAAGCTGCGAATGTACGAGACGGACAACCGGACCGGGCGCACCCGTTATCTGCGGTCGGTGCCGCTGCCGGGTCAGACCAGCTTTCCGATCGTCCACGACATGGCGCTGACCGCCCGCTACGGCATCTTCTGCGTCGCGCCCTACCGGATCCGCCCGGCGAAGTTCCTCCTGGGCGCGAGGTCCATGTGGGATTCGCTGAAACTGTTCGACGGCGAGCCCACCTACCTGGTGCTGGCTCCCCGCAACGGCGACAAGCTACGCATCGTGGAGACCGACCCGTTCTTCAGCTGGCATTACACCAACGCCTTCGACGACGGCGACGACGTGGTGGTGGAGCTGTCCCGGTGGTCACTGGAAACCCTGCCCGGCCTGCACCGTTTCGGCATCGACACCCGCCTCGGCATCGACACGCTCTACGACGGCCTGTCGCCCGCGCAGCAGCGGGACGCCGGCCGCGTCACCCGGTTGCGGATCAGCGCGAGCGGGCGGGTCACCGAGGAGGTCGCCGCCGACCTGCCCGCGGACTTCCCGCAATTCGACCAGCGCCGCTCCACCCAGCGCCACGACATCAGCTATGTCACGGTGCAGCGCAGCGGCGAGAGCAGCGGCACCGGGATCGCTCGCATCGATCACCGCAGCGGCACCACCCAGCAGTACCGCCCGCCGCACAACATCCTGCTCGAGCCCACCTTCGTGCCGCGCAGTCGCACCAGCGCCGAGGACGACGGCTGGGTGCTGACCCTCGGCTACGACGCGGCCGAGCACCGCAGCCGGCTGATGATCTTCGACGCCGCCCACCTCGACGCCGGACCGATCGCCGAGGCCTGGCTGCCGTTCCATCTGCCGATGAGCTACCACGGCGCCTTCACCAGCCGTGTCGCCGCGCACTGA
- a CDS encoding carbon-nitrogen hydrolase family protein: MVLAAAVQLVAIPGDVEANLAACERLADEAGAAGAKIIALPEFFPSGIGFLEAIAEAVLPPDGPATELLIRLAARHGALVGGSFLCRDPDGEVRNAYLLADPTGVVGRHDKDLPTMWENAFYIGGHDDGVLAAGDLRVGAAVCWELMRTQTARRLRGRVDVVMTGSGWWSIPGWPPRAVFDRLERRNAATAEKAAAQFGCYVGAPVVHAGHAGDLECPMPWLPVAYRGYLEGATLIAAADGTVLARRHRSEGEGVVLAEIEPGATEPTRAVPSTFWLHSRGWLASAVWHYQRWHGRRWYRRHR, translated from the coding sequence GTGGTGCTGGCGGCGGCGGTCCAACTGGTCGCGATCCCCGGCGACGTCGAGGCCAACCTCGCGGCCTGCGAGCGCCTGGCCGACGAGGCCGGGGCCGCGGGCGCCAAGATCATCGCGTTGCCCGAGTTCTTCCCCAGCGGTATCGGCTTCCTGGAGGCCATCGCCGAGGCCGTGTTGCCGCCGGACGGGCCGGCCACCGAGTTGCTGATCCGGCTGGCGGCGCGCCACGGGGCGCTGGTGGGCGGTTCGTTCCTGTGCCGCGACCCTGATGGCGAGGTGCGCAACGCCTACCTGTTGGCGGACCCGACCGGTGTGGTGGGCCGCCACGACAAGGACCTGCCGACCATGTGGGAGAACGCCTTCTACATCGGCGGCCACGACGACGGCGTGCTGGCAGCCGGGGACCTGCGCGTGGGCGCCGCGGTCTGCTGGGAGCTGATGCGCACCCAGACCGCGCGCCGGTTGCGGGGCCGGGTCGACGTGGTGATGACGGGGTCGGGCTGGTGGTCGATCCCCGGATGGCCGCCGCGCGCAGTGTTCGACCGGCTCGAGCGGCGCAATGCCGCCACCGCCGAGAAGGCCGCGGCGCAGTTCGGTTGTTACGTCGGCGCGCCGGTGGTCCACGCCGGGCACGCGGGCGACCTCGAGTGCCCGATGCCGTGGTTGCCGGTGGCCTATCGCGGATACCTCGAGGGTGCCACCCTGATCGCCGCGGCCGACGGCACGGTGCTGGCGCGCCGGCACCGCAGCGAGGGCGAGGGTGTCGTGCTGGCCGAGATCGAGCCGGGGGCAACCGAACCCACGCGGGCCGTACCGTCGACGTTCTGGCTGCATTCGCGCGGTTGGCTCGCCTCGGCGGTCTGGCACTACCAGCGCTGGCACGGCCGACGGTGGTACCGCCGCCACAGGTGA